The following proteins are co-located in the Manihot esculenta cultivar AM560-2 chromosome 7, M.esculenta_v8, whole genome shotgun sequence genome:
- the LOC110619603 gene encoding agamous-like MADS-box protein AGL62, protein MGRQSKGRRKLEIVKISKESNLLVTFSKRRYGVFKKASELSILCGAEITIIVFSPTMKVFSFGHPSVETVIDRFLYGNSTQTSGVLQLVQTHRNARVRDLNLQLTQVTTQLNEEKKRGEKLDQGRKAGDGQHWWESPIEELDLPKLEQLKTSLEILRENVAKRVEELLIQTTNHTQFYNNPNLAPVHEALPFDPNNKVIDPNMIYDLGFPNRNGFF, encoded by the exons ATGGGGAGACAAAGCAAAGGTCGTAGAAAATTGGAGATAGTGAAAATATCAAAAGAGAGTAATCTTTTGGTTACCTTCTCCAAACGCAGATATGGCGTTTTCAAAAAAGCTAGCGAACTTTCTATCCTTTGTGGTGCTGAAATAACCATCATAGTCTTCTCTCCTACCATGAAAGTCTTCTCCTTTGGTCACCCTTCTGTTGAAACTGTCATTGATCGTTTTCTCTATGGAAACTCTACCCAAACTTCCGGAGTTCTACAGCTTGTCCAAACCCACCGGAATGCCAGGGTCCGGGATCTCAATTTACAGCTCACCCAG GTTACGACCCAATTGAATGAGGAGAAGAAGCGAGGTGAGAAGCTTGATCAAGGCAGGAAAGCAGGTGATGGTCAGCACTGGTGGGAGTCTCCCATAGAGGAATTAGATCTGCCGAAGCTTGAGCAACTCAAAACATCTTTAGAGATACTGAGGGAAAATGTGGCAAAGCGAGTTGAAGAACTTCTGATTCAAACAACAAACCATACTCAGTTTTATAATAATCCAAATCTTGCTCCTGTCCATGAAGCTCTTCCATTTGATCCAAACAACAAGGTGATCGACCCAAACATGATTTATGATCTTGGATTTCCAAATCGAAATGGGTTCTTTTAA